The sequence below is a genomic window from Nicotiana tomentosiformis chromosome 6, ASM39032v3, whole genome shotgun sequence.
caggctcggtagaaggggtcatctgtccagcagtaacctacagaataataagatatttcagtatatgaaaatatatttttgtaatgtacgtgttaagtcacaaaaatttaaattgtcttaccatggtctcgtcgggctcctgaatataatcatctgGCTCAACCAGATCAATatcgcacaaagtggcctccgtgacgggcgaggatgaagccttaataaaaaaaaatataaagatattTATGTCTAACCAAtgagatatttttttttataaatgtaATAGTAATACATAACTGCGCATGTGAAAGATCCCTAGCATCCCTccatgatgagccataactcactcggcgcccactatccacatctcgtgTCGGCCGATAATCAGCAACGGTCGATGGTCCTGAAAGATCAGAAAAATACGGATCCCAATCCTCTCGCGTAATGCCCGTGCCcgtgatcaacaatggagatgacgggtcacctgcgaagtccctggagtGAGTTGAAGGCTGAATGACGGCATGCTGCTTTGAGAGTGGTCTGGCTGATGGAAGTCACCCGACTGATCAACTCCAATATCCTTAACaggtgcctcaacgccccctcgctggggaccacctcctcgTCGAACCCCACGACCTCATGGGGCACGCCTACCATGTCGACCACGTTCCGGCCCACACTGGTGGCCCACGATGGTACTGCTCTAGCGTCACATACTCAGCCTCATATCCTAATCGCTCATCATCTCGGGCTCGCCTCAACGTTCGGGAAGCCAGATCGGTAACCTGccggccatactcgtgcaaagcagctgctccctcgccggtatgttgttgcatctgcagtcccaactggtggaacacatgtaggccaatagcctgcacaacatgtaaaatataaattacggaaTGCTAGtttaacgttataagtaagtataccaaataacataccagtgcctcgtgCCTCCCGGTGTATGGAATGTACCGACCGCCAGCGCGATAAATGAGATTCCCGACGAAATGTCGGGTAATGTTGCGGTACCAGCCCATATAATCATGCTCAGTATCCGTCTGATCAGGTGGAGGGGGCGGAATCAGGTCATGTCGCTGGTCCCAAGTATCGATCTGCGCCTCTAGCCATGACATATATGTCTTGTccaccctggaacgatcatctCGCTGGTAATGTGTGATATGCCAAGCGGGCGGTGGCGGCACAAGTTGCGGGCGGCCAAACTAGCGAAGTACTCGCTCGGTGGtatgatgctccacaatatcaagGCACATCAACGAGACAgaagagctccacataattcGGCCGGCGGAGCAATAATTGGGCAAACTAGCTATTAGCTCGTCGCtgtatggcctccaaatgaactattaagtaacaaCATAAAATGTGAGTATACGCAACATATATGAAGTCgggccaagtaaacttaggtatacatttactTGTGCGCCCTCcaacaaatccaacaaatccctgcacaaggggagattatgtcgagcctcgtactctCGTCCATATCCCCGCCTATCAACCCACTTCCTAGCTAGAGAGTGAAACGGAGGTGGTGCACCCGGAGCTAATGGTGATAGAGGTGGatgcaactgcaggaaccgctcccaagcctaaacctaacatacaaagtggacgtaaaatttaaggtatatttttactgggtatgttataatgaatagagtattcgaatatgtttTCACCTGTAGCAACGGCAAAAATCCAGCAACGTCACGCTGGGTGTCCATGCTCGCCCGGCATATCTGCCTGTACAAGTAGCCGAGAACAGCAACACCCCAGTtgtactggggtaaatcatctagttgctcaagatgatgaagaaatctcaagctgactaggttccccgaagtgtttGGGAACAAAACCCTCCAAACATAAGGAGTAACAGCAACCTCGTGTACCGGTGAATATGAAGCTCAGATGTATCGTCTGTGATGTCAGAGTGCAATGCCTCCAAATGTTGTCGGACAGTCATCAACTGCAGACGACTGGCCCCAACCAGTGCAGTCTCCTCCGGTAGCTGTAAACCGGTGAGCCGCTGAAGCATGTACATGTACTGCAAACCTGTCTGCTCTATCATGGCATGCATCAGAGCAACAGGGTGTTCATCAACGGGCAACCCATACATGACATCCATGTCCTGCAGCGTGAcggtggcctcgccaatgggcaaatggaatgtgtgcgtctccAGTCGCCACCGCTTTATCAGGGCCTTAATCAACGACCAATCGAGCTGCAGTCGATCGATCTCCACAATCCTATAAAAACCAGTATCCTGGAGGCGTCTGACAATACGAGGATGGAGAGTGCGGTCCCTGAGAAAGccccacatatcgtctactctcCTGGTGCAGAAAGTCTGGGCTAGTAACTGTCCCTCCCATATGTGGGACGACCTATGATCACCCTGTAACAATAGTAGCTCCAGGGTGGCAGGTCTGGGATGCAAAGGCGGAACCTCCATATCGTCTACGGTAAATTAAACaagattaattatattattttactttattttacatgttagttttattattttacatgtttgtttgtaaattaaataattaattttcataattatacaagatttaattattaaatatttacatatgggttccgggctcgatatttgaggcctagtagcaccaagatatcctgaattttTGTATTCATGATGAGAAATATTTttcgatttatcactcaacatttctgttattttaaatgttagtttattatttatatgttagtagttttattaatttatatgacagttttattattacatatttttatttatgactcacttattttttactataataaaattaattaattaatttttataattatacaagatttaattattaaatattcacatatgggttccgggctcgatatttgaggcccagtagcaccaagatatcctgaattcttgtgttcatgatgagaaaattttTTCGATTTATTACTCAATATGtttgttattttaaatgttagatTATTATTTATATGCTAGTTTAATactgtatatgttagttttattaatttatatgttagttttattattatatatttttgtttatgactcacttatttttgactataataaaattaaataatttattttcataattatacaagatttaattattaaatattcatatatgggttccgggctcgatatttgaggcctagtAGTACTAAGATATCCTGAATTTttgttgttttctcatgttattttcttacaatCCTTGACTAGAATTGGACATAGTTTGTATTTGAACTATAAGCtattttgacgtatttttggatataataaatacttaaataattaatttcaataactataaggatactacgctaaagggcactacactttactacgctaaaagggcactacattacaaatacaagaactacattaggccacaagataccactaaagggaactaaagtaacaatttatctattttactagtctttaagcaaataaataatctaaaccagataaaaacaacaaataaatttaatcacaaaacattcacgaaaatacatataccatagtaaaaagtaacttattaatatttttttaacaactaataataatttctctattttactaatttttttaggACACTAATAtcatagtccggataaaaataacaaaatagttaaatcataaaacaatcacaaaacaacatagaacacattaaaaacaactaatatgcaattttttatacgagtttcaacaaaaactaagtcggaatacctcgatttaaggttttaggaaagttgaagatttggcgatttagagccgaaacgagcaacccaTAACGAGAGAACGTCTTAGCTAGGATGTGAGACCGAGAATCTTTACTTTTTGTGGGACGGGTGGGGTCCACTCGAGGTTTTTCGTGGTCAATGGGGGGGACCGCTATAATTTTTTGGTTTTAATGGGGAGAGTTATGTTTGGTAGGGAAGAGAAGGAGACGATTTATTATGTAGGTATAACGccgtttattaaggcgctatactatagcgccttaataaacggCGCTATACTTACCCGTCTTTTCATATTCAAGTATAACGCttttttaaagggcgctataccttaacatgcgctatatatattttggtcaataaatattttttttacctaTTTTTGTGTCTTCAGTGCAAAAACTcattattttggttccggactctcGGATCGAGGCATGCCTAAGTTTGACAAATACACCAtcactaaataaataaaaaagtatTTCCAGTTTCTCTGTCTAGGATAGGAAATTCTTGCCTTCCTCAGCACTAAAAGCGAAAACAAAAAAAAGTGCagagaaaatagaaaaaagaaataGATACAAATAATATTAGGAAGAAAAGAATATATTTTTTGAAGTATAAACTACACTCGTagtaaaaggtaaaaaaataaacAATGGCTTCTCTGCGTTTTCCGTTCTTGTTTTCTCAGCCCCAGAAGCCACCATGTTCCACCCCCGGAAATGCTTCATCTCGCTCCTTCTCCAGCGCCTCTGCCGCCGCGGCCGCCGGCGGTTCAGTCGTGGCTGCTGCCGGAGCGATCATTGCCATAACTCAAAGTCCCAAAAATCCGTTTCTTGAAGATGCTATGAATTTTCTACTCTCCAACTTCTCACctaacaagaatcattcttcgcCTTTGTGGGGTTCTGTTTCTTTAGCTGATAATTCAGCTCCAGTCACAGAATCGAGGACTGGAATGTCATTTCCGTCAGTTTTGAAAGAGTCTCAGCAACTCCTTGGAATTGGGCTGCGTAAAAAGGCaatttttgggttgaaaaatatTGATGTCTATGCTTTTGGTACCACATTGTCACTCCAATTGACTTTCTTTCTTTGCTCCATATCAATTTCTGAAGTAGATTCCTATAGTGTACGTAGTTGAAATTCTTGATTTTTATGATTAATGCGTGCAGCACAAATGCTCAATTATACTCTTTCCATTCCAATTTATATGACTGTAGTTTGACTTACCACGGCGTTTAAGAGAAGAAAAGCGAATACTTTTGAAACTAGTGGTTTAAACATGTCATAACATTTGTGTGTCAAGTAGTTAATTTTTGAAACTCGTGTTTTTAAACATGATATAACATCTGTGTCGCTGTAAAAGCTCTAgttaaaataaaatgaaaagtttaaagttaaattgtttccaaatataaaaatatattattcttttttgAATGGATTGATAAGGATATagtgtcacataaattggaaGTAAGCGAGTATCAAATAAATGCCAATTCTTATTTCTTGCTTATCATTTTCTTCTTAAAATGCTGTTATTAGCTGGTTCACTTTCTATTCCAGTCAAAGCTCAAGAGCTCTTTAAGTTACTTTATTACCCCAAGGTAGGATTTATTAAGTTGTACTGACCATGTAGATAACTTTATTGTTTATGTTATCTGGTGTGCCCTCTTTTCGAGGTAATCACTTCATGCTTACTATAGATAGTTACCCGGGATAGGTTTGAAGTTGATACAGTTTCTTACACTGTTAGTGCATAAAAATTAAATCCGTGGTGGTATCATATTTGAGAATCTTATTCTATTTGGACCTTCCTTTAAATGATAAGGGGATATATGCATTATGCTCGCTCTTTTTTCCTGTTTGCAGTTCTGAATGTCTTTATCTTGAAGGAAAAGTGACGTTTACTTTGAATTATGGCCTTTATCTGATGTGATATCGATATGACACCCAATAGGTGTTTATGCTGATGATGGTGATGTGAAGAAGTGTCTGGCTCAGAAGCAAGGCGGGTACTCTGATTCTGAACTGAAGCAAAAGGAAGAGCTGAGGGATCATCTCATGGAAAATGATATACGCATGACTGTTAGGCTTCAGATAGTGTATGGAAGACTAAGCATTGGTTCTGTGCGCAATGCTTTTGAAGAATCTGTTGGCAGCAGATTACTCAAGTTTGGGGGATATGATAACAAAGAGTTGCTCCATAGGTAATTTCTTAGCCTCATATCAATCGACATCTTATTCAACCTTTTTCATGTAATTACCATATCACTACAGGGAAACAAGCCTGATAAAGCTGGACTAAGCACTTCATTAGCTCGCACCCTaaattattcatatttatatatattctgAATCCTTACTCAAGTTACCTTTTAAATTTAATGCTTTGCAATATCACAGTCTTGGACATTATTACTGGACTCTTTTGCCTAACTGTGATCAGTTATCTCTCAGATCTACATACAGCACATCTTTTCCTTGAATAAGTTCATTGAGCTGCTAACAAGTTTATTCAGAAAATTGAACTTTCTAGTTTCGAAATCCTTAACTATCCTTGCCTCCTTCTAGTTCTTTTATAGCCTAAAATGTCTTTTTGTAACTGCAGGTTCACTTCCCAGTTTAAAGATGACATTAAAATACCTCGGGGATCTATCATAGAACTCTCCAGAGACCATGACTACATACTTCACACAACAAGTAAGATGATTTATTTCTGTTGCCAGTATGTTGATTCCATGTGTTATGTATGTCTATGTGTGCTGAGAAAACAAATGTTTTAGCTATCAGTTGGCAAGAATCATTGAAGAGCTATTAAGCGGATAGATCATGACGTTATTTTCTTTTAGCCATTGCCCTTTTAAGGTTGGATTTCGAAGCAGTATAAAAGAGGCTACAATAAAGGGGAAATTAGTTCATCAAGTGAGAGCTAAACAAGAGCAATACCAAAAATATATCCTGATTACACCATCAGTTGGCACATTTTATTCCCTTACATTTCCTAAGTAGCAAGTGGCTAAACATTTTCCTAATTTGATTCTCTATAGGATTGGTATAAGATATTGACCAACCATCCCTATTCCCTTTTGTTACGGATATATTTTTTCTGCCCTTCACCAGTTTCACCATCTATATAACCAAAAAAGGGATTGCTGTATGTTAGCTGTTGAAAATATCTTCCCCAAGATATATCTGGATGTTTTCTTTTCATTTCTCTAAATATTATCTCTGCTCTTTTTGGTTTGTAGTTGTTTGTTCGAAGTTCATTCTAGCATCAATCATTTAGATGAAGCTTAagttttgtttatttttcttttatagtTGATGGAAAGGAAGTGGGAAGC
It includes:
- the LOC104117660 gene encoding serine/threonine-protein phosphatase 7 long form homolog; this encodes MEVPPLHPRPATLELLLLQGDHRSSHIWEGQLLAQTFCTRRVDDMWGFLRDRTLHPRIVRRLQDTGFYRIVEIDRLQLDWSLIKALIKRWRLETHTFHLPIGEATVTLQDMDVMYGLPVDEHPVALMHAMIEQTGLQYMYMLQRLTGLQLPEETALVGASRLQLMTVRQHLEALHSDITDDTSELHIHRQICRASMDTQRDVAGFLPLLQAWERFLQLHPPLSPLAPGAPPPFHSLARKWVDRRGYGREYEARHNLPLCRDLLDLLEGAQFIWRPYSDELIASLPNYCSAGRIMWSSSVSLMCLDIVEHHTTERVLR
- the LOC104117656 gene encoding fatty-acid-binding protein 1, with product MASLRFPFLFSQPQKPPCSTPGNASSRSFSSASAAAAAGGSVVAAAGAIIAITQSPKNPFLEDAMNFLLSNFSPNKNHSSPLWGSVSLADNSAPVTESRTGMSFPSVLKESQQLLGIGLRKKAIFGLKNIDVYAFGVYADDGDVKKCLAQKQGGYSDSELKQKEELRDHLMENDIRMTVRLQIVYGRLSIGSVRNAFEESVGSRLLKFGGYDNKELLHRFTSQFKDDIKIPRGSIIELSRDHDYILHTTIDGKEVGSIQSKLLCRSILDLYIGDESFDQKAKEDVESNLASLLHK